From one Streptococcus oralis genomic stretch:
- a CDS encoding MFS transporter: MNNMKKNILYLVYSKGISRIGDVMFDYANNRFLAGINPTSLSLVAIYQSLESVIGVLFNLFGGVIADSFNRKKIIIATNILCGLSCITLSFISQEQWLVYAIVITNVILAFMSAFSGPSYKAFTKEIVKKDSISQLNSLLETTSTVIKVTIPMIAIFLYKLLGIHGVLLLDGLSFLIAASLIFFITPVNEEVETKENMTIRGIFDDLKIGFTYVYSHKQILIIIALSALVNFFLAAYNLLLPYSNQMFGSISSGLYGTFLTAEAIGGFMGAILSGFINKSLSSKRLMLFLAYSGLMLMLVAPLYYMFRNVIILAFSPALFSLFLSIFNIQFFSIVQRDVDNEFLGRVFGIIFTVAILFMPLGTVFFSVVLNPNNTFNLFIIGVSITILSLIFSTLLKRYDRS, from the coding sequence ATGAATAATATGAAAAAAAATATTCTATACTTGGTGTATAGTAAAGGTATATCTCGAATAGGAGATGTTATGTTTGACTACGCTAATAACAGATTTCTTGCAGGGATCAATCCAACGTCACTATCGTTGGTTGCTATCTATCAATCATTAGAAAGTGTGATAGGAGTTCTATTTAATTTATTCGGTGGAGTCATTGCAGATAGCTTCAATCGGAAAAAAATTATTATTGCTACAAACATCTTATGTGGTCTTTCTTGCATAACTCTTTCATTTATATCCCAAGAACAATGGTTGGTTTATGCGATAGTCATAACAAATGTCATTTTGGCTTTTATGAGTGCTTTTTCAGGGCCATCATACAAAGCTTTTACGAAAGAAATTGTAAAAAAGGACAGTATATCACAACTTAATTCATTGTTAGAAACAACAAGTACTGTGATTAAAGTAACAATTCCTATGATTGCAATTTTCTTATATAAGTTACTTGGAATACATGGTGTGTTATTATTAGATGGATTATCGTTTTTAATTGCTGCCTCACTAATTTTCTTCATTACTCCTGTAAATGAGGAGGTGGAGACAAAAGAGAATATGACGATAAGAGGAATCTTTGATGATTTAAAAATAGGATTTACGTATGTATATAGTCATAAACAAATTCTTATTATAATTGCCCTTTCAGCACTTGTTAACTTTTTTCTAGCAGCCTATAATTTGTTGCTGCCATACAGTAATCAAATGTTTGGAAGTATTTCAAGTGGGCTATATGGAACCTTTTTAACAGCCGAAGCGATTGGTGGCTTTATGGGTGCGATATTAAGTGGATTTATCAATAAATCCTTGTCAAGCAAACGTTTAATGCTCTTTTTAGCATATTCAGGTTTGATGTTAATGCTAGTAGCGCCACTCTATTATATGTTCCGCAACGTCATTATTTTAGCCTTTTCTCCAGCATTATTTAGTCTATTTCTTTCCATTTTTAATATCCAATTTTTCTCTATTGTTCAAAGAGACGTAGATAATGAGTTTCTTGGCAGAGTATTTGGAATCATCTTTACGGTAGCTATTCTTTTTATGCCACTAGGTACTGTTTTTTTCTCAGTAGTTTTAAATCCTAACAATACTTTTAATCTTTTTATTATTGGTGTATCTATTACGATATTATCGCTAATATTCAGCACGCTATTGAAGAGGTATGATAGAAGTTGA
- the holA gene encoding DNA polymerase III subunit delta gives MLAIEESQKLTLSNLSSLNLFTGTDQGQFEVMKSQVLKQIGYDPADLNFAYFDMKEVAYKDLELELVSLPFFADEKIVILDHFVDITTAKKRFLADDELKSFEAYLDNPSPTTKLLIFAEGKLDSKRRLVKLLKRDATVFDAIEPKEQELRQYFQKWSQTQGLQFVGQSFENLLIKSGFQFSEIQKNLLFLQSYKSDGMIEEKDIVEAIPKTLQDNIFDLTQLILGKKIDQARDLVRDLTLQGEDEIKLIAVMLGQFRTFTQVKILSETGQTESQIVSSLGTYLGRNPNPYQIKFALRDSRGISLDFLKRAISYLIETDYQIKTGVYEKGYLFEKALLQIAAEAN, from the coding sequence ATGCTAGCCATAGAAGAGAGTCAGAAGTTGACGTTATCAAATCTATCTAGCTTGAATCTATTTACTGGGACAGACCAGGGTCAGTTTGAAGTTATGAAGAGTCAAGTGTTGAAACAGATTGGTTATGATCCAGCTGATCTCAACTTTGCTTACTTTGATATGAAAGAAGTAGCTTATAAAGACTTAGAGTTGGAGCTGGTCAGTCTCCCCTTCTTTGCGGATGAGAAAATCGTGATATTAGACCATTTTGTCGATATCACAACAGCCAAGAAACGATTTTTAGCGGATGATGAGCTCAAGTCGTTTGAGGCATACCTTGATAACCCTTCGCCAACAACCAAGTTATTGATATTTGCAGAAGGAAAGCTAGATAGTAAGAGACGGCTGGTCAAATTGCTCAAACGAGATGCGACTGTCTTTGATGCTATTGAACCCAAGGAACAAGAACTCCGCCAGTATTTCCAAAAATGGAGTCAGACACAAGGTCTGCAGTTTGTGGGGCAATCCTTTGAAAATCTACTTATCAAATCTGGTTTTCAATTTAGTGAAATCCAGAAAAATCTCCTTTTTTTACAGTCTTATAAGTCAGATGGCATGATAGAGGAGAAGGATATTGTCGAGGCTATTCCAAAGACCCTGCAGGACAATATTTTTGATTTGACTCAGCTTATCTTGGGCAAAAAGATCGATCAGGCCCGTGACTTGGTCAGAGATTTGACCTTGCAAGGGGAGGATGAGATCAAGCTCATAGCTGTCATGTTAGGACAGTTTCGTACCTTTACCCAAGTGAAGATTTTATCAGAGACTGGTCAGACGGAATCGCAGATTGTAAGCAGTCTGGGAACTTATTTGGGGCGAAATCCTAATCCTTATCAAATTAAGTTTGCATTGAGAGATTCGAGAGGGATTTCCTTAGATTTTCTCAAGCGAGCGATTTCTTATTTGATTGAAACAGACTATCAGATTAAGACAGGTGTCTATGAAAAAGGGTACCTGTTTGAAAAGGCACTTTTGCAGATCGCGGCAGAAGCAAATTGA
- a CDS encoding helix-turn-helix domain-containing protein, whose product MYRRLRDLREDHDLTQKQIAKTLSFTNSAYAKIERGEHTLTADVLVTLSNFYDVSTDYLLGLTDFPDKIRFRK is encoded by the coding sequence ATGTACAGACGTTTGAGAGATTTGAGGGAAGATCACGATTTGACCCAAAAACAAATAGCCAAAACACTTTCGTTTACAAACTCAGCTTATGCTAAAATTGAACGGGGTGAGCATACGTTAACAGCAGATGTATTGGTAACTCTCTCAAACTTTTACGATGTCAGTACAGACTACCTATTGGGATTGACAGATTTTCCTGATAAAATTCGCTTTAGAAAATAA
- a CDS encoding dihydroorotate oxidase: MVSTKTQIAGFEFDNCLMNAAGVACMTIEELEGVKNSAAGTFVTKTATLDFRQGNPEPRYQDVPLGSINSMGLPNNGLDYYLDYLLDLQEKEPNRTFFLSLVGMSPEETHAILKKVQESEFKGLTELNLSCPNVPGKPQIAYDFETTDRILSEVFAYFTKPLGIKLPPYFDIVHFDQAAAIFNKYPLKFVNCVNSIGNGLYIEDESVVIRPKNGFGGIGGEYIKPTALANVHAFYQRLNPQIQIIGTGGVLTGRDAFEHILCGASMVQVGTTLHKEGVGAFERITNELKAIMEEKGYERLEDFRGKLRYID, translated from the coding sequence ATGGTATCAACGAAAACACAAATAGCTGGCTTTGAGTTTGATAATTGCTTGATGAATGCAGCAGGTGTGGCTTGTATGACGATAGAAGAGCTTGAAGGAGTCAAAAACTCAGCGGCGGGAACCTTTGTCACAAAGACAGCGACCTTGGACTTTCGTCAGGGGAATCCTGAACCACGTTATCAGGATGTTCCACTTGGTTCTATCAACTCCATGGGCTTACCAAATAATGGCTTAGACTACTATCTGGACTATCTTTTGGACTTGCAGGAAAAAGAGCCAAACCGAACTTTCTTCCTATCTTTAGTTGGCATGTCTCCAGAAGAAACACATGCCATCTTGAAAAAAGTTCAAGAGAGTGAATTCAAAGGACTGACAGAGCTTAATCTCTCTTGTCCAAACGTTCCAGGAAAACCTCAGATTGCCTATGATTTTGAGACAACAGACCGTATCTTGTCAGAGGTATTTGCCTACTTTACCAAACCTCTTGGAATCAAGTTGCCACCATATTTTGATATTGTCCACTTTGACCAAGCGGCAGCTATTTTTAACAAGTATCCACTCAAATTTGTTAACTGTGTTAACTCTATCGGGAATGGTCTCTATATCGAAGATGAGTCTGTCGTTATTCGCCCTAAAAACGGTTTTGGAGGCATTGGTGGAGAGTATATCAAACCGACTGCTCTAGCGAATGTGCACGCCTTTTACCAACGTTTAAATCCCCAAATCCAAATCATCGGAACGGGTGGCGTTCTTACGGGTCGTGATGCCTTTGAACATATCCTCTGCGGTGCGAGTATGGTGCAAGTAGGAACTACTCTTCACAAAGAAGGCGTAGGTGCTTTTGAACGCATTACCAATGAACTGAAAGCTATTATGGAGGAAAAAGGGTACGAGAGACTAGAAGATTTCCGTGGGAAATTACGCTATATTGATTAA
- the gdhA gene encoding NADP-specific glutamate dehydrogenase, protein MTSAKDYIQSVFATVKARNGHEAEFLQAVEEFFSTLEPVFEKHPEYIEENILARITEPERVISFRVPWVDRDGKVQVNRGYRVQFNSAVGPYKGGLRFHPTVNQGILKFLGFEQIFKNVLTGLPIGGGKGGSDFDPKGKTDAEVMRFCQSFMTELQKYIGPSLDVPAGDIGVGGREIGYLYGQYKRLNQFDAGVLTGKPLGFGGSLIRPEATGYGLVYYTEEMLKANGNSFAGKKVVISGSGNVAQYALQKATELGATVISVSDSNGYVIDENGIDFDLLVDVKEKRRARLTEYAAEKSTATYHEGSVWTYAGNYDIALPCATQNEINGEAAKRLVAQGVICVSEGANMPSDLDAIKVYKENGILYGPAKAANAGGVAVSALEMSQNSLRLSWTREEVDGRLKDIMTNIFNTAKTTAETYGLGTDYLAGANIAAFENVANAMIAQGIV, encoded by the coding sequence ATGACATCTGCTAAAGACTATATCCAAAGCGTGTTTGCAACTGTGAAAGCTCGTAACGGGCATGAGGCTGAATTTCTCCAGGCGGTTGAAGAATTCTTCAGCACTTTGGAACCTGTATTTGAAAAACACCCTGAGTATATTGAAGAAAACATCTTGGCACGCATCACTGAGCCTGAGCGCGTGATTTCTTTCCGTGTTCCTTGGGTTGACCGTGATGGAAAAGTACAAGTCAACCGTGGTTACCGTGTTCAATTCAACTCAGCTGTTGGACCATATAAAGGCGGACTTCGTTTCCACCCAACTGTAAACCAAGGGATCTTGAAATTCCTCGGCTTCGAACAAATCTTTAAAAACGTCTTGACTGGACTTCCAATCGGTGGAGGTAAAGGGGGATCAGACTTCGATCCTAAAGGTAAGACTGATGCTGAAGTGATGCGCTTCTGCCAAAGCTTCATGACTGAATTGCAAAAATACATCGGACCATCACTTGACGTACCTGCTGGTGATATCGGTGTTGGAGGACGCGAAATTGGTTACCTTTACGGACAATACAAACGTCTTAACCAATTTGATGCGGGTGTCTTGACTGGTAAACCTCTTGGATTTGGTGGTAGCTTGATTCGTCCAGAAGCAACTGGTTATGGTTTGGTTTACTACACTGAAGAAATGCTCAAAGCTAATGGTAACAGTTTTGCTGGTAAGAAAGTGGTTATTTCAGGTTCTGGTAACGTAGCTCAATACGCTCTTCAAAAAGCGACTGAACTTGGTGCGACTGTTATCTCTGTATCTGACTCAAATGGTTATGTCATCGACGAAAATGGTATTGACTTTGATCTTTTGGTTGATGTTAAAGAAAAACGCCGTGCTCGTTTGACTGAGTATGCAGCTGAGAAATCAACTGCTACTTACCATGAAGGTTCTGTATGGACTTACGCTGGAAACTACGACATCGCTCTTCCATGTGCGACTCAAAACGAAATCAACGGTGAAGCAGCTAAACGTTTGGTTGCTCAAGGAGTTATCTGCGTATCAGAAGGTGCTAACATGCCTAGTGACCTTGATGCGATTAAAGTCTACAAAGAAAACGGAATCCTTTACGGACCTGCCAAAGCTGCTAACGCTGGTGGTGTAGCTGTATCAGCGCTTGAAATGAGCCAAAACAGCCTTCGCCTTTCATGGACTCGTGAAGAAGTTGATGGACGCCTCAAAGACATCATGACCAACATCTTCAACACAGCTAAAACAACTGCTGAAACATACGGTCTTGGTACTGACTACCTTGCAGGAGCAAATATCGCTGCCTTCGAAAACGTAGCAAACGCTATGATTGCACAAGGTATTGTTTAA
- a CDS encoding DUF3173 family protein has translation METVNYKDLVAIGFPEHTSRNIIRQAKKIAVKKFEEARKNDKNAVQLGCSPFDNKRLGIAPKNIVENLIGISFSDIEGEKNGYIKDKEI, from the coding sequence ATGGAAACAGTAAACTATAAAGATTTAGTTGCGATTGGTTTTCCAGAGCACACATCGAGGAATATTATTAGACAAGCAAAAAAGATTGCTGTAAAAAAGTTTGAAGAAGCTAGAAAAAATGATAAGAATGCGGTACAATTAGGATGTTCACCTTTCGATAATAAAAGGTTAGGCATTGCTCCTAAAAATATTGTAGAAAATTTAATTGGTATTTCTTTTTCAGATATAGAAGGTGAGAAAAATGGTTATATCAAAGACAAAGAAATATAA
- a CDS encoding DUF2268 domain-containing protein produces the protein MQINMIRSDKVYQEMLELPLEKREGCFRAKILAPFATKYQTQHIPLKAKYPGGFDALFLLGFMNQLPSTLSEKDRPAIDALSSDQLWQNCQDTIKRSIGLFEQAGYDLEVEDYHFTILLGNPEKPMLQLNKGYSGDGGIPGYLMLSLLPNDYTLPRVQAALAHECNHNVRFQFVKWNQQTTLADWVVSEGLAESFAAELYGKDLIGPWVTSTSPEQLEENKPIISSQLQLTGMAEMAPYLYGDEIAKIQGQIPVGMPYAAGYAYGYHLIQAYLKKTGKSIIEATVTPTEEILEATKDFWK, from the coding sequence ATGCAAATCAATATGATTCGTTCAGATAAAGTTTACCAAGAGATGCTCGAGCTTCCTTTAGAAAAGAGAGAAGGCTGTTTTCGAGCGAAAATATTAGCACCTTTTGCAACCAAATACCAAACGCAACACATCCCTCTGAAAGCAAAGTATCCTGGAGGATTTGACGCTCTATTCCTACTTGGTTTTATGAATCAGTTACCCTCAACTCTCTCAGAAAAGGATAGACCAGCTATAGACGCTCTGAGCTCTGATCAACTCTGGCAAAATTGTCAAGATACCATCAAGAGGAGTATTGGGCTTTTTGAGCAGGCTGGCTATGACTTAGAGGTTGAGGATTACCATTTTACTATTTTATTGGGCAATCCAGAAAAACCTATGCTACAGCTCAATAAGGGTTATAGCGGAGATGGCGGAATTCCAGGCTACCTCATGCTTAGTCTGCTACCAAATGACTATACTTTACCACGTGTGCAGGCTGCGTTGGCTCATGAGTGCAATCACAATGTCCGCTTTCAATTTGTCAAATGGAATCAGCAGACGACACTAGCAGACTGGGTAGTCAGTGAAGGCTTGGCAGAGTCTTTTGCGGCTGAGCTCTATGGTAAGGATCTCATTGGGCCTTGGGTTACTTCAACCAGTCCAGAGCAGTTAGAAGAGAATAAGCCCATCATCTCCAGTCAGCTTCAGCTAACGGGGATGGCGGAAATGGCTCCTTATCTATACGGTGATGAAATCGCGAAGATACAGGGTCAAATTCCGGTTGGTATGCCCTATGCTGCGGGCTATGCTTATGGTTATCATTTGATACAAGCTTATCTGAAAAAGACTGGCAAGAGCATTATTGAGGCCACAGTGACGCCTACAGAAGAGATTTTAGAGGCGACGAAAGACTTTTGGAAATGA
- a CDS encoding TetR/AcrR family transcriptional regulator, which produces MESLEQKYAQTLENSNLSLKQRQVLLSSLKLFSEIGFENTTASLISKEAGVSEGTVFSYFKTKEGILEAILSTFLEQVIPDVIADFSGKKFTANQESFPLFLRSIVRDRLVFIQKNQMQVKILLSRSFIDKTISDQLGNVIVHSIIKPISPVLNQFKEKGVIRVWSNERIVRYILALSLSYALPMMLNDNEDVNIDETVNEIVECLSFALVEVK; this is translated from the coding sequence ATGGAAAGTTTAGAACAAAAGTATGCTCAGACATTAGAAAATAGCAACCTGAGCTTAAAACAACGTCAAGTGTTATTATCAAGTCTAAAGTTATTTTCAGAAATTGGCTTTGAAAATACAACAGCTAGCCTTATTTCTAAGGAGGCTGGAGTTTCAGAAGGGACAGTTTTTAGTTACTTTAAAACCAAGGAAGGCATCTTAGAAGCTATTCTGTCAACTTTTCTCGAACAGGTTATTCCAGATGTGATTGCTGATTTTTCTGGGAAGAAATTTACAGCAAACCAAGAGTCTTTTCCATTATTTTTGAGAAGTATTGTTCGAGATAGACTAGTTTTCATTCAGAAGAATCAAATGCAAGTTAAAATTCTCTTGAGTCGTTCTTTTATTGATAAAACTATTTCTGACCAGTTAGGGAATGTCATTGTTCACTCTATCATTAAGCCAATTAGTCCAGTTCTGAATCAGTTTAAAGAAAAAGGTGTTATCCGAGTTTGGTCTAATGAAAGAATCGTTCGCTATATTTTGGCTTTGAGTCTTTCTTATGCTCTTCCAATGATGTTGAATGATAATGAAGATGTAAACATAGATGAAACAGTAAATGAAATAGTTGAATGCCTGTCTTTTGCCTTAGTAGAGGTAAAATAG
- a CDS encoding tyrosine-type recombinase/integrase — translation MVISKTKKYKGVYKDSKGKIYFQIELGVDPITGKRIQKKGRKNQQGLPFNSFKEAYEEILRLKHEFVNSTINNSFLTFREFMEEIYLKYYQQKVQFVTYQTALPHHQLFIKQFGSKKLSDISTIDCERFRLAIIDKYSSNYAKNMWSRFKACLGYAERLGYIDRVPFKGLDNPRGKHPDTKFWTFDEFKKVINSFDISEYEGLHNYMTIWLYFMTGLRVSEGIALKWEDIDFERKWIHVHSTIEKDKNGVWYAKQQTKTVAGNRKIDLDDFTITILKKWREVQIKNDDKDYVISRFGAPLCKSTISRIIKRHSKITGVPEITGKGLRHSHASYLINVLHKDTLYVSYRLGHADKSTTLNTYSHWYYSGDSTISEEITNSLDNLGLSIYLPNSCQS, via the coding sequence ATGGTTATATCAAAGACAAAGAAATATAAAGGTGTATACAAAGATTCAAAAGGAAAAATTTATTTTCAAATTGAATTAGGAGTTGATCCAATAACTGGGAAAAGAATTCAAAAGAAAGGAAGGAAAAATCAACAGGGACTACCGTTTAATTCTTTTAAGGAAGCATATGAAGAGATACTTCGTTTAAAACATGAATTTGTGAACTCTACTATTAATAATAGTTTTCTAACTTTTAGAGAGTTTATGGAAGAGATTTATTTAAAATATTATCAACAAAAAGTTCAATTTGTAACTTATCAGACCGCTTTACCACATCATCAGTTATTTATTAAGCAATTTGGTAGTAAAAAATTATCAGATATTAGTACTATTGACTGTGAAAGATTTCGCTTAGCTATTATAGACAAGTATTCTAGTAACTATGCTAAAAATATGTGGTCTAGATTTAAAGCATGTCTGGGCTATGCAGAAAGATTGGGTTATATTGATAGAGTTCCTTTTAAAGGATTAGATAATCCTAGAGGAAAGCACCCTGATACAAAATTTTGGACATTTGATGAATTTAAGAAGGTAATAAACTCTTTTGATATTAGTGAGTATGAGGGACTCCATAATTACATGACGATCTGGTTATATTTTATGACTGGTTTAAGAGTTAGTGAGGGTATTGCTCTTAAATGGGAAGATATTGATTTTGAACGTAAATGGATTCATGTTCATTCGACGATTGAGAAAGATAAAAACGGTGTATGGTATGCTAAACAACAAACAAAGACAGTAGCAGGGAATCGTAAAATTGATTTAGATGATTTTACGATTACAATACTTAAAAAATGGCGAGAAGTTCAAATCAAGAATGATGATAAAGATTATGTAATATCACGTTTTGGTGCCCCCTTGTGTAAGTCTACAATTTCTAGGATAATAAAAAGGCATTCTAAGATTACTGGTGTACCAGAAATTACGGGGAAAGGATTAAGACATAGTCATGCATCTTATCTTATAAATGTGTTACATAAGGATACTTTATATGTTTCATATCGATTAGGACACGCTGATAAGTCAACCACGTTGAATACATATAGTCATTGGTATTATTCAGGTGATTCAACAATTTCAGAAGAGATTACAAACAGTTTAGATAATCTTGGATTATCAATTTACCTACCAAATTCCTGCCAGAGTTGA
- a CDS encoding EXLDI protein — MHYKRVELKATNQGIHERKIFQGVKIFSRSKLSKDQKSILTQKIYLTPKQNIVYYQRTDVNYDQNWQHNKDYYELVYGRLDRETVFKVCQDFDELSPFLENELLEKLKEKQLTGKFFEKLDI; from the coding sequence ATGCACTATAAAAGAGTTGAATTAAAGGCCACAAATCAAGGTATCCATGAACGCAAGATCTTTCAAGGTGTTAAGATTTTCAGTCGTAGCAAGTTATCCAAAGATCAGAAAAGCATTCTAACACAGAAGATTTACCTGACTCCGAAGCAAAACATCGTTTACTATCAACGGACAGATGTCAACTATGACCAGAACTGGCAGCATAATAAGGACTATTACGAACTAGTTTATGGTCGGTTGGACAGAGAGACTGTTTTTAAGGTTTGTCAAGATTTTGACGAACTAAGTCCTTTTCTGGAAAATGAGCTGCTTGAGAAGCTAAAAGAAAAGCAGTTAACAGGCAAATTTTTTGAAAAATTAGATATATAA
- the sodA gene encoding superoxide dismutase SodA, translating into MAIILPDLPYAYDALEPYIDAETMHLHHDKHHQTYVNNANAALEKHPEIGEDLEALLADVDSIPADIRQALINNGGGHLNHALFWELMTPEKTAPSAELAAAIDATFGSFEEFQAAFTAAATTRFGSGWAWLVVNKEGKLEVTSTANQDTPISEGKKPILGLDVWEHAYYVKYRNVRPDYIKAFFSVINWNKVDELYAAAK; encoded by the coding sequence ATGGCTATTATCTTACCAGACCTTCCATACGCATACGACGCTTTGGAACCATACATCGATGCAGAAACAATGCACTTGCACCATGACAAACACCACCAAACTTATGTCAACAATGCAAATGCAGCTCTTGAAAAACACCCTGAAATTGGTGAAGACCTTGAAGCTTTGCTTGCTGATGTAGATTCTATCCCAGCTGATATCCGTCAAGCACTTATCAACAACGGTGGTGGGCACTTGAACCACGCTCTTTTCTGGGAATTGATGACTCCTGAAAAAACTGCTCCTTCAGCAGAACTTGCAGCAGCAATCGATGCAACATTTGGTTCATTTGAAGAGTTCCAAGCAGCCTTTACAGCAGCAGCTACAACTCGCTTCGGTTCTGGATGGGCTTGGTTGGTTGTCAACAAAGAAGGAAAACTTGAAGTAACTTCAACAGCAAACCAAGACACACCAATCTCAGAAGGTAAAAAACCAATCTTGGGCTTGGACGTTTGGGAACATGCTTACTACGTGAAATACCGCAATGTACGTCCTGACTACATCAAAGCTTTCTTCTCAGTTATCAACTGGAACAAAGTAGACGAGCTCTACGCAGCAGCAAAATAA
- a CDS encoding NADP-dependent oxidoreductase encodes MVVQAIQYSRFGDEEVLDLVNIKSDVLEVNQVRVEVHAVGLNPIDYKTFEGAKPLRFLSFMTKLRKPSRWFESKSSLFPRGVGRDFAGVITEVGEGVNRFAVGDKVFGTMISDPGLGTKRGALATEVCVNESEIVLKPEMIDMNHAATMGVASLTVGGAFRKIELNSKDVVVISAAAGGIGSIAVQYAVAKGATVIGIASKKNSEYLKSLGAIPVAYEENIQNALLSASAKPITKFLDCYGRDYVKLAFSLGLKGTAIGTLVPSPYVMIRGAQFTGPRHSTYDDFNTLAEMVSDGKVRLNIDQVYDFSLKSVREAYRSLKSGHTRGKKVVKVRG; translated from the coding sequence ATGGTTGTTCAAGCAATACAATATAGTCGTTTCGGTGATGAAGAAGTGCTAGATTTGGTGAACATTAAATCTGATGTTTTGGAAGTGAATCAAGTTAGGGTAGAAGTTCATGCTGTTGGTTTAAATCCTATTGATTATAAGACTTTTGAAGGTGCAAAGCCACTCCGATTTCTATCTTTTATGACAAAACTCAGGAAGCCAAGTCGTTGGTTTGAGTCAAAATCATCTCTTTTTCCAAGAGGTGTTGGTCGGGATTTTGCTGGAGTTATCACAGAAGTTGGCGAAGGAGTAAATCGGTTTGCAGTAGGGGATAAGGTTTTTGGAACAATGATCAGTGACCCTGGATTGGGTACCAAGAGGGGAGCTTTGGCAACAGAAGTTTGTGTCAATGAATCAGAAATTGTGTTGAAACCAGAGATGATTGATATGAACCATGCAGCTACTATGGGTGTAGCCTCTCTAACAGTGGGAGGTGCTTTTAGAAAGATTGAGCTAAACTCTAAAGATGTTGTAGTTATTTCAGCAGCAGCAGGTGGTATTGGAAGTATCGCAGTACAGTATGCAGTTGCTAAGGGTGCGACAGTTATTGGAATTGCAAGTAAGAAAAATTCAGAATATCTGAAGTCTTTAGGTGCTATACCAGTAGCTTACGAAGAGAACATCCAGAATGCTCTTCTATCAGCAAGTGCAAAGCCAATTACAAAATTCTTGGATTGCTATGGAAGGGATTATGTTAAATTGGCTTTCAGTTTAGGATTGAAGGGCACGGCTATTGGAACGCTAGTACCTTCACCATATGTTATGATAAGAGGAGCTCAGTTCACGGGTCCGAGACATTCTACATATGATGATTTTAACACTCTAGCGGAAATGGTCTCAGATGGGAAGGTTCGGCTGAATATTGACCAGGTTTATGATTTTTCTCTAAAGTCAGTTAGAGAGGCATATCGTAGCCTGAAGTCGGGACATACTCGAGGTAAGAAAGTTGTAAAAGTAAGAGGGTAG
- a CDS encoding GNAT family N-acetyltransferase: MNLRPMEVRDNLAVAQLIRASLEEFGLDKPGTVYFDSHLDHLADYYQHQERAAYFVLEDKGQLVGCGGFAPVSDKIAELQKLYVTKNSRGKGYSSRLIKRIFQEARLAGYEQLYLETSTELTTAVVIYQHYGFTALQEPLSNAAGHPAMNIWMIKSLLSDE, from the coding sequence ATGAACTTACGGCCAATGGAAGTAAGAGATAATCTAGCTGTAGCGCAGCTCATTCGAGCCAGCCTAGAAGAATTCGGGCTTGACAAACCAGGAACTGTCTACTTTGATTCTCATCTAGATCATTTGGCCGACTATTATCAACATCAAGAGAGAGCAGCTTACTTTGTTCTGGAAGATAAAGGACAGCTGGTTGGCTGTGGTGGCTTTGCACCAGTGTCCGATAAGATTGCTGAATTACAAAAACTGTATGTCACTAAAAATAGCCGTGGCAAAGGTTATTCCAGCCGGTTGATAAAGCGGATATTCCAGGAAGCCCGCCTAGCAGGTTATGAACAGCTTTATCTAGAAACCTCTACTGAACTGACTACGGCTGTGGTAATCTATCAGCACTATGGTTTTACAGCATTGCAAGAACCACTTTCTAACGCTGCCGGCCACCCAGCTATGAATATCTGGATGATAAAATCCCTCTTATCAGATGAATAG